The following proteins are co-located in the Solea senegalensis isolate Sse05_10M linkage group LG12, IFAPA_SoseM_1, whole genome shotgun sequence genome:
- the cops6 gene encoding COP9 signalosome complex subunit 6 has product MATSNGGGMEVDGAASPSVMASGVTGSVSVALHPLVILNISDHWIRIRSQEGRPMQVIGALIGKQEGRNIEVMNSFELLSHTIDERVLIDKEYYYTKEEQFKQVFKEMEFLGWYTTGGPPDQSDIHIHKQVCEIIESPLFLKLNPMTKHTDLPVSVYESVIDIINGEATMLFAELTYTLATEEAERIGVDHVARMTATGTGENSTVAEHLIAQHSAIKMLHSRVKIILEYVKAVETGEVPFNHEILREANALCHRLPVLSTIKFKTDFYDQCNDVGLMAYLGTITKTCNSMNQFINKFNVLYDRQGIGRRMRGLFF; this is encoded by the exons ATGGCGACCAGCAATGGTGGAGGAATGGAAGTGGATGGGGCAG CCAGCCCCAGTGTTATGGCCTCAGGAGTCACTGGGAGCGTTTCCGTGGCCTTACATCCTCTGGTTATTCTCAACATATCGGACCACTGGATACGTATCCGCTCACAGGAGGGACGGCCGATGCAGG TGATTGGAGCCCTGATTGGGAAACAGGAGGGTAGAAACATTGAGGTGATGAATTCTTTCGAGTTGCTATCTCACACCATAGATGAACGGGTGTTAATTGACAAGGAGTATTACTACACCAAGGAAGAACAAT TCAAACAGGTTTTCAAAGAAATGGAGTTCTTGGGTTGGTACACCACAGGTGGTCCACCTGACCAATCAGATATCCACATTCATAAGCAg GTGTGTGAGATCATCGAGAGTCCTCTCTTCCTCAAACTCAATCCAATGACCAAACACACTGAT cttcCTGTTAGTGTCTATGAGTCTGTGATTGACATCATCAATGGCGAG GCAACCATGTTGTTTGCTGAGCTGACATACACGCTGGccacagaggaagcagagagaaTCGGTGTCGACCACGTAGCTCGGATGACTGCCACTGGCACAGGAGAAAACTCCACAG TTGCTGAACACCTCATAGCCCAACACAGTGCGATAAAGATGCTCCACAGCCGGGTGAAGATCATTCTAGAGTACGTCAAAGCCGTGGAAACAG GAGAGGTGCCATTCAACCATGAGATCCTTCGAGAAGCAAACGCCCTCTGCCACAGACTGCCAGTCCTCAGCACCATAAAGTTCAAAACTGACTTCTATGAT CAATGTAATGACGTGGGCCTCATGGCCTACTTAGGAACTATCACCAAGACGTGCAACAGTATGAACCAGTTCATCAACAAGTTCAACGTCCTGTACGACAGACAGGGCATCGGCCGGAGGATGAGAGGACTCTTCTTTTGA
- the LOC122778500 gene encoding F-box/LRR-repeat protein 12-like, giving the protein MEEFKACDLDYFPENILIDVLSFLSVRELVRAGRVCKRWKRLVKDQRLWRFVDLTAWKGVTSRILWVLLRQYLGCGLRCLRLRGLLLSARGGTFLSESWLKALATKCPRLSKLYLLHTDLRTLSSSQLLPSSLQVLELCGCELPRGFFNQTLPTSPAQERAEATSSVGAQHQGRGQKRKQLSSPSGIPIQTLVLNNVPSFTDQHLQSLTSWERLSRLELRDTFRVTANGLRSCAAKDGVGGVEGLSRLKFLEIGITGRQGYQLQMASLGLGAGWLGLEELSLGGKEVGPGLLCASRLKDLKRLCLWACTLSEMQIVRSCRLLRGLRQLEFLDVVFQPRQCPPVVEGEGGAEEEQNGEEAAEAGDNSNDDSETLDPIPSLRRSLAVLLPSCTLVFTNCSVQINAD; this is encoded by the exons atggAAGAATTTAAAGCCTGCGATTTGGACTATTttcctgaaaacattttaatcGACGTGCTGTCGTTTCTGAGCGTACGCGAGCTCGTCAGAGCTGGAAG AGTATGTAAGAGGTGGAAACGCCTTGTTAAAGATCAGAGATTGTGGAGGTTTGTCGACCTGACCGCGTGGAAAGGA GTGACATCCCGCATACTTTGGGTCCTGCTGCGTCAGTACCTGGGTTGTGGACTAAGGTGCCTACGGTTGCGTGGTTTGCTGCTCTCTGCCCGAGGCGGCACCTTTCTCTCTGAGTCTTGGCTGAAAGCTTTGGCCACAAAGTGCCCTCGCCTGAGTAAGCTCTATCTTCTGCACACAGACCTGAGAACTCTGTCCAGTTCCCAGCTCCTACCTTCATCTTTGCAGgtgctggaactgtgtggtTGTGAGCTTCCACGTGGCTTTTTCAACCAAACACTGCCCACTTCACCTGCCCAAGAAAGAGCAGAAGCCACATCTAGTGTTGGTGCTCAACACCAAGGGCGGggtcagaaaagaaaacagcttaGCTCTCCATCAGGAATTCCTATTCAGACCTTAGTCCTTAACAATGTGCCCTCTTTCACGGACCAGCACCTGCAGAGTCTGACATCATGGGAGAGACTCAGTCGACTAGAGCTGCGTGACACCTTTCGTGTGACAGCCAATGGGCTCAGGAGCTGTGCTGCCAAAGATGGTGTTGGTGGTGTGGAAGGGCTATCCAGGCTTAAGTTTCTGGAAATAGGCATCACTGGCCGGCAGGGCTACCAGTTACAGATGGCCTCCCTGGGTCTGGGGGCAGGTTGGCTTGGACTGGAGGAACTGAGCCTGGGTGGTAAAGAGGTGGGGCCAGGTTTACTTTGTGCCAGCCGTCTGAAGGACCTGAAGCGACTGTGCCTGTGGGCCTGCACCCTCAGCGAGATGCAGATAGTCCGCAGCTGCCGGCTGCTCCGTGGACTCCGTCAGCTAGAGTTTTTGGACGTGGTCTTCCAGCCTCGTCAGTGTCCTCCAGTAGTGGAAGGGGAGGGTGGTGCTGAAGAGGAGCAGAATGGTGAGGAAGCTGCTGAAGCAGGAGATAACAGCAACGATGACAGTGAGACACTGGATCCCATTCCAAGTCTGCGTCGCTCACTGGCTGTCCTGTTACCATCCTGTACTCTAGTTTTCACCAACTGCTCTGTTCAGATTAATGCAGACTAA